One region of Miscanthus floridulus cultivar M001 chromosome 19, ASM1932011v1, whole genome shotgun sequence genomic DNA includes:
- the LOC136528223 gene encoding uncharacterized protein isoform X2, translated as MHKICHLLWRVQNHRARISYLVRSTIGMDDAQGYQEGDDHDLVLQKQEWIKTQDMLKSKLILEDEFAWSLPSVGSGSDEHESCKLKYIGGTDISFLKEDPATACAAVVVLNADTLEVVHEEFNVVRLQVPYIPGFLAFREAPILLGLLKKVKINAPHFYPQLLMVDGNGLIHPRGFGLACHLGVLADVPTIGVGKNLHHVDGLNQSEVRRLLESKENCNKELILLTGQSGTKWGMALRSCPGSSKPIYVSVGHRISLDSATEIVKSCCKYRVPESTRQADIRSKAFLQKLQKPRQ; from the exons ATTTGTCATCTTCTCTGGAGGGTTCAGAACCACCGTGCAAGAATTAGCTATCTTGTGAGGAGTACAATAGGAATGGATGATGCTCAAGGGTACCAAGAAGGAGATGACCACGACTTGGTGCTGCAGAAACAAGAATGGATCAA AACACAAGACATGCTCAAGAGTAAACTTATTCTTGAAGATGAATTTGCCTGGAGTTTACCTTCGGTGGGCTCAGGTTCAGATGAACATGAAAGTTGCAAACTGAAGTATATTGGTGGGACTGACATTAGCTTCTTAAAGGAAGACCCAGCCACAGCATGCGCCGCTGTGGTAGTCCTCAATGCCGATACTTTAGAAGTTGTCCATGAAGAGTTCAATGTTGTTCGACTGCAAGTGCCATATATTCCTGGATTTCTTGCATTCAGAGAG GCTCCAATTCTTCTTGGACTCTTGAAAAAGGTGAAGATCAATGCACCTCATTTCTACCCTCAG TTGCTCATGGTTGATGGAAATGGATTAATCCATCCGCGAG GTTTTGGCTTAGCTTGTCATCTCGGCGTCCTTGCAGACGTTCCTACTATTGGAGTTGGAAAAAAT CTACATCATGTAGATGGCCTTAACCAATCAGAAGTCAGAAGGCTGCTTGAATCAAAAGAGAACTGCAACAAGGAACTCATTTTGTTGACTGGACAGTCTGGGACAAAATGGGGCATG GCGCTGCGCTCCTGCCCTGGTTCATCAAAGCCAATCTATGTCTCAGTTGGGCATCGCATTTCACTTGATTCAGCCACGGAGATAGTCAAGTCCTGTTGTAAATACCGTGTTCCTGAGTCTACAAGGCAG GCGGATATAAGATCAAAGGCCTTCCTGCAGAAGCTCCAAAAACCACGGCAATGA
- the LOC136528223 gene encoding uncharacterized protein isoform X1: MHKICHLLWRVQNHRARISYLVRSTIGMDDAQGYQEGDDHDLVLQKQEWIKTQDMLKSKLILEDEFAWSLPSVGSGSDEHESCKLKYIGGTDISFLKEDPATACAAVVVLNADTLEVVHEEFNVVRLQVPYIPGFLAFREAPILLGLLKKVKINAPHFYPQLLMVDGNGLIHPRAGFGLACHLGVLADVPTIGVGKNLHHVDGLNQSEVRRLLESKENCNKELILLTGQSGTKWGMALRSCPGSSKPIYVSVGHRISLDSATEIVKSCCKYRVPESTRQADIRSKAFLQKLQKPRQ; encoded by the exons ATTTGTCATCTTCTCTGGAGGGTTCAGAACCACCGTGCAAGAATTAGCTATCTTGTGAGGAGTACAATAGGAATGGATGATGCTCAAGGGTACCAAGAAGGAGATGACCACGACTTGGTGCTGCAGAAACAAGAATGGATCAA AACACAAGACATGCTCAAGAGTAAACTTATTCTTGAAGATGAATTTGCCTGGAGTTTACCTTCGGTGGGCTCAGGTTCAGATGAACATGAAAGTTGCAAACTGAAGTATATTGGTGGGACTGACATTAGCTTCTTAAAGGAAGACCCAGCCACAGCATGCGCCGCTGTGGTAGTCCTCAATGCCGATACTTTAGAAGTTGTCCATGAAGAGTTCAATGTTGTTCGACTGCAAGTGCCATATATTCCTGGATTTCTTGCATTCAGAGAG GCTCCAATTCTTCTTGGACTCTTGAAAAAGGTGAAGATCAATGCACCTCATTTCTACCCTCAG TTGCTCATGGTTGATGGAAATGGATTAATCCATCCGCGAG CAGGTTTTGGCTTAGCTTGTCATCTCGGCGTCCTTGCAGACGTTCCTACTATTGGAGTTGGAAAAAAT CTACATCATGTAGATGGCCTTAACCAATCAGAAGTCAGAAGGCTGCTTGAATCAAAAGAGAACTGCAACAAGGAACTCATTTTGTTGACTGGACAGTCTGGGACAAAATGGGGCATG GCGCTGCGCTCCTGCCCTGGTTCATCAAAGCCAATCTATGTCTCAGTTGGGCATCGCATTTCACTTGATTCAGCCACGGAGATAGTCAAGTCCTGTTGTAAATACCGTGTTCCTGAGTCTACAAGGCAG GCGGATATAAGATCAAAGGCCTTCCTGCAGAAGCTCCAAAAACCACGGCAATGA
- the LOC136528223 gene encoding uncharacterized protein isoform X3, whose product MDDAQGYQEGDDHDLVLQKQEWIKTQDMLKSKLILEDEFAWSLPSVGSGSDEHESCKLKYIGGTDISFLKEDPATACAAVVVLNADTLEVVHEEFNVVRLQVPYIPGFLAFREAPILLGLLKKVKINAPHFYPQLLMVDGNGLIHPRAGFGLACHLGVLADVPTIGVGKNLHHVDGLNQSEVRRLLESKENCNKELILLTGQSGTKWGMALRSCPGSSKPIYVSVGHRISLDSATEIVKSCCKYRVPESTRQADIRSKAFLQKLQKPRQ is encoded by the exons ATGGATGATGCTCAAGGGTACCAAGAAGGAGATGACCACGACTTGGTGCTGCAGAAACAAGAATGGATCAA AACACAAGACATGCTCAAGAGTAAACTTATTCTTGAAGATGAATTTGCCTGGAGTTTACCTTCGGTGGGCTCAGGTTCAGATGAACATGAAAGTTGCAAACTGAAGTATATTGGTGGGACTGACATTAGCTTCTTAAAGGAAGACCCAGCCACAGCATGCGCCGCTGTGGTAGTCCTCAATGCCGATACTTTAGAAGTTGTCCATGAAGAGTTCAATGTTGTTCGACTGCAAGTGCCATATATTCCTGGATTTCTTGCATTCAGAGAG GCTCCAATTCTTCTTGGACTCTTGAAAAAGGTGAAGATCAATGCACCTCATTTCTACCCTCAG TTGCTCATGGTTGATGGAAATGGATTAATCCATCCGCGAG CAGGTTTTGGCTTAGCTTGTCATCTCGGCGTCCTTGCAGACGTTCCTACTATTGGAGTTGGAAAAAAT CTACATCATGTAGATGGCCTTAACCAATCAGAAGTCAGAAGGCTGCTTGAATCAAAAGAGAACTGCAACAAGGAACTCATTTTGTTGACTGGACAGTCTGGGACAAAATGGGGCATG GCGCTGCGCTCCTGCCCTGGTTCATCAAAGCCAATCTATGTCTCAGTTGGGCATCGCATTTCACTTGATTCAGCCACGGAGATAGTCAAGTCCTGTTGTAAATACCGTGTTCCTGAGTCTACAAGGCAG GCGGATATAAGATCAAAGGCCTTCCTGCAGAAGCTCCAAAAACCACGGCAATGA